From the genome of Penaeus chinensis breed Huanghai No. 1 chromosome 8, ASM1920278v2, whole genome shotgun sequence, one region includes:
- the LOC125028151 gene encoding uncharacterized protein LOC125028151 isoform X2: protein MAWERKRRRPLVTLAVLLVLSFRVEAKDLEVKRLQRIDEASINIFCATTSAVTPEDDKDQYELSFMNLQGENVILVATSKASSNPQVFEVDVQSLYGGKIVFTLALKKKEDQSVKASTDMTFVMQDVSGVKASWVGAKQSTEPGTVLRLYGHAVIVLACPEGGEDNKDCLDFLPEVNYRESSSLSGPSTVLCMRTEEDPALPFCLVSVDIDTVTETPYKGEVRLSHQEDQAAAPEGTLTVAKSISAGSQRDLLYWSDGILEACPRTSSCKIKEFPSSNNQYDVFFVDYQEADGEITGASLVMDFEDFSPVGTVIEPNMLEIRWTKTTEQYGLLLTDPNGDQITTQPLPPFTSTIAICVGLNECFGYFVDLPLGDYKVMVRPWTGSNMIKTNSVLSSKQTILNSENKPSDLEIQEVRLDWSSDGSKAFASVCFTNKAETSKNLSHFELVIIDQKGHWIRSRGATQKTEETACFTGVTLSDELFISGKGTVIVIERDFDGLSVAASAHTETFFKTTTDLTITKFEIVDTEEHKFSIHYSGTSDTVSGGDLSVININSEPVRQINMELTGVTDTEADFVASDILMTWIGNNKNLQWVLRLHIGDDNFMFGREDFMFPDLDTFPTCNPAHLVGKNQMVRLNCNDQSLETDTIVMTDDDLAIQASTGVKGVNYHLLGEPATLPAYIQLCRNAGGDVDICTRHIEVNDATADVSAMTAIKVEYENKISVNQTTSGTNTFDGLVYYYQRDSGSPTIKYCAKADCEMQGYIGVEDIEVLVVYVDDTQGDPVESQQTTVYGLELRGKQLSDTVSELAIKKRPDRDVYQVIIENTSAKVETTAKVMCQDVDIMCYAYFHLTAGAKYKATVSPYDDKAGEGAPDDMNQIVSLEMSALQYKRKSGTKDTKELILKQVNRVKANTTRFSTEIKVFNGADDINDIANVTLVIVYDNSDGIEEYEATSNNVGDGAIQQNEEKVFHFDINPTENVLSPKTATVLFIANDESNNALAIAEVTVEFQTLDPTMSWVGGPDTAPLRVNTDNNVEINGVPFSTGTSYSLVFKNAPPVEVCVTLDNTAPAGGTVRQCDLTRSIESFIDMVLAEVELNTSEEKHNMTVISTFNGMEAVLYNPGDSGPVNVTFACDTVNTCFSDITDQMTNLNPVFKVLVVGVDAPGVVTGAKVVEFEDFQTLVQRFSDASDLEVRWQSSSNQDFNVHLENDIPDGFTDVAVQCGGNEQRACKAYFTNLKPDTPYTAKVIKGNIAVSYSSPATAGTTTPLSITHLYEVSTSPLQTKLKFSVGAEVTGVEYVEYVVIDTPTGGEAAQRIVFNDTTKIIVAGDNSITFDVAELPNPGAVSTVLVVVHGADGVYSEALAAGKVTVVFEVLSPTMNWVGGADTAPLRVSTDNNVEINGVPFSTGTSYSLDFDYAPSVEVCATLDNTAPAGGTVKHCDVTRSIGNFEDMTVEGIELNYNAGEHVMTVSSSFAGMEAVLYDAGASGVIPRTFSCVTENNCSSPDISEQISNLTQTFKVLAVGVDAGAVTGANVVDFEDFQVRVQRFSAAGDLEVRWRASSEQTYKIHLDTDVLDGFTDVSVLCGGAEAAENRACKAYFTKLDAETPYKAELQRGNTVVSATVPTTPGVYTPVTITRFTEVSTSPLQAQLTFSAGAEVTGVEYVEYVVIDTPTGGEAAQRIVFNDTTKIIVAGDNSITFDVAELPNPGKVSTVLVVVHGVDGVDFEALAAGKVVVTFEVINPTMTWVGGKDTAPLRIVTSQKLDVDGSPCDAGTSYVLEAVSTPPELCVALENAADGGTVLQCDVTQTIENTKVLSIDGIELNYNAGKHVMTVSSNFAGMEAVLYDARASGAIPVTFCCVTENNCSSPDISEQISNLTQTFKVLAVGVDAGAVTGANVVDFEDFKVRVQRLPAAGDLEVRWRASSEQTYKIHLDTDVPDGFTDVSVLCGGAGAPENRACKAYFTKLDAETPYKAELQRDNTVVSATVPAVPGSGILVTITEIAQVSESPLKMQLTVTADNEVIGIEYIEYVVIDPPSGNEATQQITIKDVHCVINVDTPVEFDAQQLPNTGVEVTILFVVHGKVDNALAAGKVVVTLDDLKPTMNWVGEPDTPSLRIHAYQDLVINDIQLAAGTSYLLNFDGAASNFEVCVTLVTTVPAGGTVNQCDLTQTPENVADMEVQRVELSHEANGNSTITVSLTFTSMEAVLYNAGDSGKVSESFSCKTKDTCSSDVTSILSGLKTTFKFLAVGVDDTDTVTGSNLIDFEDFQTSALRFSDVGDLEVRWRASSDQLFDVHVNNNNPLGFNDVSVQCGGAGEAEQRACKAYYTMLKAGTSYRAEVKKDNVIVSTAVPSASAPVMALNISRISEVSITPSQTQLTVSAAAEVTGIQYWNYVMIDPPEDNKAPQHIAFSYVPGSLNESGVIITFDDADQPQTLVEVTVLVVAYGAEGTDGDILASGIARLYFGDLEPPKMTKVGTEELKSLKVETGGLDVRVNGETCRANSVCYFLEVDDYVEPPEVCRDTGSDVEQCDMTGSYIQPKALANPVVDLMYRGIPEEELTITAEFDTNSVTMETMIYDDAGTETSSPLTCTIESSSCVFTMAPQNTIFKILLMALDNQVDVVESNAIEFEDFQTRMEQLSPNALQVSWRASQASNYTVELHPPPDGFPAVLTVECGGDQLEDRRPCIAIFLGLSASEGYTGKLSKIDDGTRSVSAFLQMEEESISTPIIITSLIAREEADKTPSLSVCFRDDLLANRKSRDVMTQTGNLTYSLVVVDASGRHFLSPSDLSSLSSSTNVEDDLCFSAISLGPNFDLRKKMRVFVKREGTGGERVRAVGDIKVHLLDPQGLVDVRQIGPRTVRVGWKDVNRALGYEVRIGDQRLAAGCDGDSETECIRYLHVDRGESSLFVTLKAVGARVSQEIEVPLSLRDLSTLRIYSTALTEDNRLRVCFDPIPKAYQYLLGLEDEKGLVLESRRVFPQQEDDLTCVLSAEEVDLGGHLSLRTLVTAFDASDKPVASGTATVQEFFLSPKRKVFAVANETNHDLIATWFLLDDPEKVTTYYVTLEQATGGRRNGDPVVLSRTSTSHVFEGVTSGRYSVCVAASAEGAGTVFKSREVCSGIVSVPGAMVELPEVAEMEVKSTGLDKVLVTWQKTEDEADVTSYVITWTKAAPSTRNQARPRQPLLLVAQGFRDVEQGRHHRIIPASSPSLEVLALDPREVYEICVSAVRKGVAGNHKCKGIELGKDDPVDSPTDLVFENDLLRWNEVVSASGYLVEWRPRLGGINQGGQEEVKATSWPAGNLSPGRWVVSVRAETETSASKAVSVEYLKKGIEIVSAVQSKNNQLLLRWQELPRPPCAESKCNYKITISHDKAPFWHSCSGMKDDCERVIQVEGGSQVEVALERDGVKNSIKEVIYDFSEVSGLRQRSSSGVRAVTVSWTAVDEAEIYNVTLFSDSDLASIRHTEMIGRETLTLQEDNTAGNVLLIQPCTDKHHCGTGQNITVMSAADPSSTNVPMFATSVAVGVLLLIGVVFVAVAAVIMKKTKKRQMEDTCRLEEVNRTPAESSLQSIGPVHQVISLSTMSVEENKQQ, encoded by the exons ATggcgtgggagagaaagaggcgtcGCCCTCTCGTAACTCTGGCAGTTCTTTTGGTTTTGAGTTTTCGAGTGGAGGCGAAGG ACCTGGAGGTCAAACGCCTGCAGAGAATAGACGAAGCTTCAATAAACATTTTCTGCGCAACGACCAGTGCAGTCACACCCGAGGACGACAAAGACCAGTATGAACTCAGCTTCATGAATCTCCAAGGCGAAAACGTTATTCTTGTGGCCACGTCAAAAGCCTCCAGTAATCCACAGGTGTTTGAAGTGGACGTCCAAAGCCTTTACGGAGGCAAGATCGTCTTTACGTTGGcgctaaagaagaaagaagatcagTCAGTCAAAGCGTCCACGGACATGACTTTTGTAATGCAAG ACGTGTCCGGTGTGAAGGCCAGCTGGGTCGGCGCAAAACAGTCAACGGAACCGGGAACTGTGCTTCGCCTTTACGGGCATGCCGTGATTGTCCTGGCTTGTCCCGAAGGAGGCGAAGACAACAAAGACTGTCTTGATTTCCTGCCGGAGGTTAATTATCGAGAATCTTCAAGCCTCTCTGGTCCTTCGACTGTTCTCTGCATGCGGACGGAGGAAGACCCAGCCCTGCCATTTTGCTTGGTTTCTGTGGACATTGATACTGTCACAG AAACCCCTTACAAAGGTGAAGTCCGCCTGAGCCACCAAGAGGACCAAGCAGCGGCGCCGGAAGGAACCTTGACCGTAGCGAAGAGCATAAGTGCCGGTAGTCAGCGCGACCTTCTGTACTGGAGCGATGGAATTCTTGAGGCATGTCCAAGAACTTCCTCTTGCAAGATTAAGGAGTTTCCGTCGAGTAATAATCAGTACGACGTCTTCTTTGTGGATTATCAAGAAGCAGACGGGGAAATAACAGGAGCTTCCTTAGTCATGGATTTTGAAG ATTTCTCCCCCGTCGGGACTGTAATCGAACCGAACATGCTGGAAATACGATGGACGAAGACGACGGAACAGTACGGATTACTCCTCACTGACCCCAACGGCGATCAGATTACAACACAGCCGCTGCCTCCGTTCACATCCACTATAGCGATTTGCGTAGGCCTGAATGAATGCTTCGGATACTTCGTCGATTTGCCGCTGGGAGACTATAAGGTGATGGTACGCCCCTGGACTGGGTCTAACATGATCAAGACGAACAGCGTCTTGTCATCGAAACAAACGATTCTGAATTCGGAAAACAAACCCTCAG ATCTCGAAATACAGGAAGTTCGCCTTGACTGGAGTAGCGATGGGTCAAAGGCTTTCGCCAGTGTATGTTTCACCAACAAGGCTGAAACCTCAAAGAACCTCTCACACTTTGAGCTAGTGATAATCGACCAAAAGGGGCATTGGATTCGATCCCGAGGTGCGacacagaaaacggaagagactGCCTGCTTTACAGGGGTAACTCTAAGTGACGAACTTTTCATTTCTGGGAAAGGTACCGTGATCGTGATTGAGAGAGATTTCGATGGACTAAGCGTCGCGGCAAGTGCCCATACCGAAACTTTCTTTA AAACGACCACTGACCTGACCATCACGAAATTCGAAATCGTCGACACAGAAGAACATAAATTCTCTATTCATTATTCTGGAACCTCGGATACGGTGTCTGGAGGTGACCTGTCCGTCATCAATATTAACTCAGAACCAGTAAGGCAAATAAATATGGAATTGACGGGCGTAACGGACACAGAGGCTGATTTCGTCGCATCGGATATACTGATGACCTGGATAGGCAACAACAAAAATCTCCAGTGGGTGCTGCGCCTTCACATTGGCGATGATAATTTCATGTTTGGAAGGGAGGATTTCATGTTTCCAG ACCTGGATACCTTCCCTACCTGCAACCCAGCTCATCTCGTCGGGAAGAACCAAATGGTGCGACTCAACTGTAATGATCAATCGCTCGAGACAGACACAATAGTGATGACAGATGACGACCTCGCCATCCAAGCCAGCACGGGTGTCAAGGGCGTGAACTACCATCTTTTGGGCGAGCCGGCTACTTTACCAGCATACATACAATTGTGTAGGAACGCGGGAGGTGACGTCGATATATGTACTAGGCATATTGAAGTGAATGATGCGACAGCCGATG TTAGTGCTATGACGGCGATCAAGGTGGAGTACGAAAATAAGATCTCAGTAAATCAGACTACTTCAGGCACAAACACCTTTGACGGCCTAGTGTACTATTATCAAAGGGACAGCGGTTCACCCACGATAAAGTATTGTGCTAAGGCTGATTGTGAAATGCAGGGATACATAGGCGTCGAGGATATTGAAGTCTTAGTCGTGTATGTGGATGACACGCAAGGGGATCCTGTGGAGTCCCAGCAGACGACGGTGTATG GCCTGGAGTTGAGAGGCAAGCAACTCTCGGACACGGTGTCTGAATTAGCGATTAAGAAAAGGCCAGACAGAGACGTTTACCAGGTCATCATTGAAAATACCTCTGCCAAAGTGGAAACCACTGCCAAAGTGATGTGCCAGGATGTGGATATTATGTGTTATGCCTATTTTCACCTAACGGCCGGTGCCAAATATAAGGCCACTGTCAGTCCCTATGATGATAAAGCTGGAGAAGGAGCTCCTGATGACATGAACCAGATTGTATCACTCGAAATGTCAGCATTACAGTACAAGAGAAAGAGTG GTACTAAGGATACGAAGGAACTTATCCTGAAACAAGTAAACCGCGTGAAGGCGAACACGACCAGATTCAGCACAGAAATAAAGGTTTTTAACGGCGCCGATGACATTAATGACATCGCTAATGTTACTCTGGTCATCGTGTACGACAACAGTGACGGTATAGAAGAATACGAGGCGACATCGAACAACGTGGGCGATGGCGCTATCCAGCAGAATGAAGAGAAGGTCTTCCACTTCGATATCAACCCAACAGAAAATGTCCTCAGCCCAAAAACGGCAACAGTGCTCTTCATTGCGAATGATGAAAGTAACAATGCTTTGGCGATAGCAGAAGTGACGGTTGAATTCCAGA CTCTCGACCCCACAATGAGCTGGGTCGGCGGGCCAGACACGGCGCCTCTGAGAGTCAACACGGACAACAATGTGGAAATCAACGGGGTTCCCTTCAGTACCGGAACATCTTATTCCTTGGTCTTCAAAAATGCTCCTCCTGTCGAAGTGTGCGTGACCCTCGACAACACAGCGCCCGCCGGAGGAACAGTCAGACAATGTGATCTGACTCGGTCTATTGAAAGCTTCATAG ATATGGTCCTGGCTGAAGTAGAGCTGAATACTAGCGAAGAAAAACATAACATGACTGTAATCTCGACGTTTAATGGAATGGAAGCTGTCTTGTACAACCCCGGGGACAGCGGCCCTGTAAACGTAACCTTTGCTTGTGACACCGTGAACACATGTTTTTCTGACATCACTGATCAGATGACAAATTTAAACCCCGTGTTCAAAGTGCTTGTCGTGGGCGTGGATGCACCAGGTGTCGTTACCGGCGCAAAAGTGGTAGAATTTGAAG ATTTCCAGACTCTTGTCCAGAGATTCAGTGACGCTAGCGACCTCGAGGTTAGATGGCAATCCTCCAGCAACCAAGATTTTAATGTACATCTTGAGAATGACATTCCCGATGGCTTTACTGACGTAGCCGTTCAGTGTGGCGGGAATGAACAAAGGGCCTGCAAAGCATACTTCACCAACCTGAAACCAGATACGCCTTACACAGCGAAAGTGATTAAGGGTAACATAGCTGTGTCTTACAGTTCCCCGGCGACCGCAG GTACAACCACCCCTCTTTCCATTACTCATCTCTACGAGGTGTCAACATCTCCCTTGCAAACGAAGCTTAAGTTCTCGGTCGGAGCAGAGGTCACAGGGGTCGAATACGTCGAATACGTGGTGATCGACACTCCTACCGGTGGCGAGGCAGCGCAGCGCATCGTGTTCAATGACACCACGAAGATCATTGTCGCAGGAGACAACAGCATTACATTCGATGTTGCGGAACTGCCGAATCCAGGCGCAGTGTCGACGGTTCTGGTGGTTGTCCACGGGGCTGACGGTGTCTACTCCGAAGCTCTGGCTGCCGGGAAAGTCACAGTGGTCTTCGAAG TTCTCAGCCCCACAATGAACTGGGTCGGCGGGGCAGACACGGCGCCTCTGAGAGTCAGCACGGACAACAATGTGGAAATCAACGGGGTTCCCTTCAGTACCGGAACATCTTATTCCTTGGACTTCGACTATGCTCCTTCTGTCGAAGTGTGCGCGACCCTCGACAACACAGCGCCCGCCGGAGGAACAGTCAAGCACTGTGATGTGACTCGGTCTATAGGAAACTTCGAAG ATATGACTGTCGAAGGGATCGAGCTAAATTATAATGCAGGAGAGCACGTCATGACTGTGTCCTCGTCCTTTGCTGGAATGGAAGCTGTCTTGTACGATGCCGGAGCCAGCGGAGTAATACCCAGAACCTTTTCTTGCGTCACTGAGAACAACTGTTCTTCTCCTGACATCAGTGAACAAATATCAAATTTAACTCAAACGTTCAAGGTCCTCGCCGTGGGTGTGGATGCAGGGGCAGTCACGGGGGCAAACGTGGTTGACTTTGAAG ACTTCCAGGTCCGTGTTCAGCGATTCAGTGCCGCCGGCGACCTCGAGGTTAGGTGGCGAGCCTCCAGTGAGCAAACCTACAAGATCCACCTGGACACTGATGTTCTAGACGGCTTCACTGACGTATCCGTACTGTGCGGCGGGGCAGAAGCGGCCGAGAACAGGGCCTGCAAAGCATACTTCACCAAGCTGGACGCAGAAACGCCCTATAAGGCAGAGCTGCAAAGGGGTAACACAGTTGTTTCTGCCACCGTGCCTACAACGccag GAGTTTACACGCCTGTCACCATTACGCGCTTCACGGAGGTATCTACATCTCCCTTGCAAGCACAGCTCACGTTCTCGGCCGGAGCAGAGGTCACAGGGGTCGAATACGTCGAATACGTGGTGATCGACACTCCTACCGGTGGCGAGGCAGCGCAGCGCATCGTGTTCAATGACACCACGAAGATCATTGTCGCAGGAGACAACAGCATTACATTCGATGTTGCGGAACTGCCGAACCCAGGCAAAGTGTCGACGGTTCTGGTGGTTGTCCACGGGGTTGACGGTGTCGACTTCGAAGCTCTGGCTGCCGGGAAAGTTGTAGTAACATTTGAAG TTATAAACCCCACAATGACGTGGGTCGGAGGCAAAGATACGGCGCCATTGCGAATCGTCACCAGTCAGAAGCTGGACGTCGACGGGAGTCCCTGCGACGCCGGAACGTCTTACGTCCTGGAAGCCGTTTCGACTCCACCCGAACTGTGCGTGGCCCTCGAGAACGCGGCCGACGGAGGGACGGTGCTGCAGTGCGACGTGACGCAGACTATTGAGAACACAAAAG TATTGAGCATCGATGGGATCGAACTAAATTATAATGCAGGAAAGCACGTCATGACTGTGTCCTCGAACTTCGCTGGAATGGAAGCTGTCTTGTACGATGCCAGAGCCAGCGGAGCAATACCCGTAACCTTTTGTTGCGTCACTGAGAACAACTGTTCTTCTCCTGACATCAGTGAACAAATATCAAATTTAACTCAAACGTTCAAGGTCCTCGCCGTGGGTGTGGATGCAGGGGCAGTCACGGGGGCAAACGTAGTTGACTTTGAAG ACTTCAAGGTCCGTGTTCAGCGACTCCCTGCCGCCGGCGACCTCGAGGTTAGGTGGCGAGCCTCCAGCGAACAAACCTACAAGATCCACCTGGACACTGATGTTCCAGACGGCTTCACTGACGTATCCGTACTGTGCGGCGGGGCGGGAGCGCCCGAGAACAGGGCCTGCAAAGCATACTTCACCAAGCTGGACGCAGAAACGCCCTATAAGGCAGAGCTGCAAAGGGATAACACAGTTGTCTCTGCCACCGTGCCAGCGGTGCCag GCTCAGGGATACTAGTGACCATCACTGAAATCGCCCAGGTCTCGGAGTCGCCTCTAAAGATGCAACTGACGGTCACGGCTGACAACGAGGTCATAGGCATTGAATACATTGAGTACGTGGTGATTGACCCTCCTTCCGGCAACGAGGCGACACAACAAATCACCATCAAGGACGTGCATTGTGTCATTAACGTGGACACGCCCGTGGAATTCGACGCTCAACAGCTGCCAAACACCGGCGTCGAGGTGACCATTCTTTTCGTCGTGCATGGCAAAGTCGACAATGCGCTGGCGGCCGGGAAGGTCGTGGTGACCCTCGATG atTTAAAGCCAACCATGAACTGGGTCGGAGAGCCGGACACGCCGTCTCTGAGAATCCACGCATACCAGGACCTGGTGATCAACGACATCCAGTTGGCCGCAGGAACGTCCTACTTACTGAACTTCGACGGCGCTGCCTCTAACTTCGAAGTGTGTGTGACCCTCGTTACCACAGTGCCTGCCGGAGGAACAGTTAACCAGTGTGATTTGACACAGACTCCAGAAAATGTTGCTG ACATGGAAGTGCAGAGGGTCGAACTGAGCCACGAAGCGAATGGCAACTCCACAATAACCGTTTCGTTGACATTCACAAGCATGGAGGCTGTTTTGTACAATGCCGGAGACAGCGGGAAAGTATCGGAGAGTTTTTCGTGTAAAACCAAGGATACATGTTCATCTGACGTCACGTCAATACTGTCTGGACTAAAGACCACGTTTAAGTTCCTTGCTGTGGGTGTGGATGATACCGACACCGTCACAGGGTCCAATCTGATTGATTTTGAAG ACTTTCAGACTAGTGCCCTGAGGTTCAGTGACGTCGGCGATCTCGAGGTCAGATGGCGAGCTTCCAGTGACCAATTATTTGATGTACACGTTAACAACAATAATCCTCTAGGCTTCAATGACGTATCCGTTCAGTGTGGTGGGGCGGGAGAGGCTGAGCAAAGAGCTTGTAAAGCATACTACACCATGCTGAAGGCAGGTACGTCGTACAGAGCGGAGGTGAAGAAAGATAACGTGATCGTGTCAACCGCAGTTCCATCAGCTTCAG CACCTGTCATGGCCCTTAATATCAGTCGAATCTCCGAGGTGTCCATAACGCCCTCGCAAACACAGCTGACGGTTTCGGCTGCAGCGGAGGTAACCGGGATACAGTACTGGAACTATGTTATGATCGACCCTCCCGAGGATAATAAAGCTCCGCAGCACATCGCTTTCAGTTACGTCCCCGGCAGCCTTAACGAAAGCGGCGTCATTATCACGTTCGATGATGCTGATCAGCCCCAAACTCTGGTGGAGGTGACGGTATTGGTGGTTGCTTATGGGGCAGAAGGGACGGACGGTGACATTCTAGCTTCTGGAATAGCCCGTCTGTACTTTGGAG aCTTGGAACCTCCCAAAATGACGAAAGTGGGAACAGAGGAACTAAAATCTCTGAAGGTTGAAACGGGCGGTTTGGACGTTAGGGTTAATGGCGAAACCTGTCGTGCCAACTCCGTCTGCTATTTCCTTGAGGTTGATGACTATGTGGAGCCTCCTGAAGTGTGCCGAGATACAGGGTCGGACGTGGAACAGTGTGACATGACCGGAAGCTATATTCAGCCAAAAG CTTTGGCTAATCCGGTCGTGGACCTGATGTACAGAGGCATCCCGGAAGAAGAGTTGACTATCACTGCAGAATTCGATACCAATTCCGTCACCATGGAAACCATGATCTATGATGATGCTGGAACAGAGACATCGAGTCCTTTAACATGCACCATCGAAAGCAGTTCCTGTGTGTTTACAATGGCACCACAGAACACTATATTTAAAATCTTACTGATGGCTTTGGATAACCAGGTCGATGTGGTTGAGTCTAATGCCATTGAATTTGAAG ATTTCCAGACACGCATGGAACAGCTTTCCCCCAATGCACTCCAAGTTTCATGGAGAGCTTCACAAGCCTCAAATTACACGGTTGAATTGCACCCTCCTCCGGATGGCTTCCCCGCCGTATTGACAGTGGAATGTGGTGGTGACCAGCTAGAGGACCGTAGGCCGTGCATAGCGATCTTCCTTGGACTATCGGCAAGTGAGGGATACACGGGGAAATTAAGCAAAATAGACGACGGAACAAGAAGTGTGTCGGCTTTCTTgcaaatggaagaagaaagtatTTCCACGC CTATAATCATCACGAGCCTAATCGCGAGGGAGGAGGCAGACAAGACGCCAAGTCTCTCCGTGTGCTTCAGGGACGACCTGCTcgcgaacaggaagagcagagacGTCATGACCCAAACGGGGAACCTCACATACAGCTTGGTGGTCGTGGATGCGTCCGGCCGTCACTTCCTCTCGCCTTCAGATCTATCGTCTCTCTCGTCGTCCACCAACGTCGAGGACGACTTGTGCTTCAGTGCCATTTCGCTCGGCCCCAACTTCGACTTGAGGAAAAAAATGAGGGTCTTCGTGAAGCGCGAGGGTACGGGTGGCGAAAGAGTCCGCGCAGTTGGGGACATTAAGGTCCATCTTTTGG ACCCACAGGGACTAGTAGACGTGAGGCAAATAGGACCAAGGACCGTGAGAGTGGGATGGAAGGACGTGAATCGGGCCCTGGGTTACGAAGTCCGGATCGGTGACCAACGTCTGGCAGCAGGGTGCGATGGAGATTCCGAGACGGAGTGCATACGATACCTTCACGTGGACAGAGGAGAATCATCTCTTTTTGTCACGTTGAAGGCAGTGGGTGCGCGCGTGAGCCAGGAAATCGAGGTGCCCCTTTCGCTTCGAGACCTGTCGA cCCTTCGTATATACAGCACTGCCTTGACCGAGGACAATCGCCTGCGAGTGTGCTTCGACCCCATCCCGAAGGCGTACCAGTATCTCCTAGGCCTAGAGGACGAGAAAGGCCTTGTACTGGAGTCCAGGCGGGTCTTCCCCCAGCAGGAGGACGACTTAACCTGCGTTCTCAGCGCGGAAGAGGTCGACTTGGGAGGTCACTTGTCTCTGCGGACGCTTGTCACAGCCTTCGATGCCTCGGATAAGCCTGTGGCCTCAGGAACCGCCACCGTACAGGAATTCT TCCTTAGCCCCAAGAGGAAGGTCTTCGCCGTGGCCAACGAGACCAACCACGACCTCATCGCGACTTGGTTCCTCCTCGACGACCCAGAGAAAGTCACCACCTACTACGTAACCCTCGAACAGGCGACCGGTGGCAGGAGGAATGGCGACCCGGTGGTACTAAGCAGAACGAGTACGTCACATGTTTTCGAGGGCGTGACATCGGGGCGTTACTCCGTGTGCGTCGCTGCGTCTGCCGAAGGTGCTGGCACTGTGTTCAAGAGTCGAGAAGTGTGTAGCGGCATCGTCTCCGTCCCTGGTGCTATGG TCGAACTCCCCGAAGTGGCCGAAATGGAAGTGAAATCCACCGGGCTCGACAAGGTACTCGTGACGTGGCAGAAGACCGAAGACGAAGCTGACGTCACCAGTTACGTCATAACTTGGACGAAAGCCGCCCCGAGTACGAGGAACCAGGCTAGACCAAGGCAACCACTCCTCCTCGTGGCCCAGGGCTTCAGGGACGTCGAACAAGGGCGGCATCACAGGATCATCCCCGCGTCGAGTCCTAGCTTAGAGGTCCTGGCTCTCGATCCCAGAGAGGTCTACGAGATCTGCGTCAGCGCCGTCAGGAAGGGCGTTGCGGGAAATCACAAATGCAAAGGGATTGAACTCG GGAAGGACGACCCTGTTGACTCTCCCACTGACCTGGTCTTCGAGAACGACCTCCTTAGGTGGAACGAGGTCGTCTCGGCGTCTGGTTACCTCGTGGAATGGCGGCCTCGACTTGGAGGAATCAACCAAGGAGGTCAGGAAGAGGTCAAGGCGACGAGTTGGCCGGCTGGAAACCTCTCGCCAGGGCGGTGGGTGGTGAGCGTAAGGGCGGAGACGGAGACGAGTGCTAGTAAGGCGGTATCTGTGGAATATCTTAAGAAGG GCATAGAAATCGTCTCAGCTGTTCAGTCCAAAAACAATCAGCTGTTACTCCGATGGCAAGAGTTACCGAGACCTCCCTGTGCCGAGTCGAAGTGCAACTACAAAATCACAATCTCCCACGATAAGGCACCCTTCTGGCACTCTTGCTCGGGGATGAAGGACGACTGCGAGAGGGTCATTCAAGTAGAAGGGGGCTCTCAGGTGGAAGTGGCACTGGAAAGAGATGGAGTGAAGAATTCGATAAAGGAAGTGATTTACGATTTCTCAG AAGTGTCAGGGCTGAGGCAGCGATCCTCGTCAGGTGTCAGGGCAGTGACAGTGTCATGGACTGCGGTAGACGAAGCTGAAATCTACAACGTGACTTTATTCAGCGACAGTGACCTAGCCTCCATTCGACACACGGAGATGATTGGCCGGGAAAC